DNA from Flavobacterium aestivum:
ACACTTGAAGTTATTGAATATGCATTAAAACCATTTAATCTTAAAATTGATCAATTACAGATCGAAATGCAATTAGGCAGCACCGAAAGTATAAAATCGTACCTGATGAATTCTAATTGCGTTGCTTTTATTTCGATACACGCCATTGATAAAGAACTTAAAAACAAAGAATTGCAAATTTTAGACATCAAGGATTTAATCATTGAGCGCTATTTTTACATCATCACGTTACAAGGTAAAACAGATTCTCTTTCCGAGCTATTTATAAAAAACATTTCGAGTCACTATAACTTAAAGTTATAATGTATTATATTTTACGATTAGTAATGATTGAGTTTAATACTGATCTTTGTGGTGTTAAAATAAGCGTTACAAATGAAAAATATAGTTATTGCCCAAAATTTTATAAAAAACAATAGTACAGCACAACAAGCTATTTTTGTTTTACTAATATTACTTTGTTTATTCCCAATCGTTTCTCCACCCATAGCTTTGTTATTAGGTTTGGTTGTTGCCAATCTATTTGGACACCCATTTTTGCATTTAAACCATAGAGCAACAAATATTTTACTCCAGGTTTCGGTTGTAGGACTAGGATTTGGAATGAATATCGATAGTGCGGTAGCAGCAGGTAAAGAGGGCTTTCTCTTTACCGTTGGATCAATTGTAATTACTATAGTATTTGGTGCTCTATTAGGAAAATGGTTTGGCATTCAGAAAAAAACATCCCATTTAATATCTTGCGGAACAGCCATTTGTGGTGGAAGTGCCATTGCAGCAATCGCTCCTGTAATAAAATCAGACGAAAAGCAGACTTCTGTAGCGTTGGGAGTTATATTTATACTTAATTCGATTGCTTTATTTGTATTCCCAGTTATTGGTCACTGGCTGCAAATGTCACAAAACGATTTTGGTTTATGGTGTGCCATAGCCATTCATGACACAAGTTCAGTAGTTGGAGCAGCCAGCAAATATGGAACAGAAGCCCTACAGGTAGCCACAACAGTAAAATTAGCCAGAGCCTTGTGGATTATACCTGTGGCATTAATAACAGCAATAGTTTTTAAAAATAAATCTAGTAAAGTGAAAATCCCATATTTTATTGGACTATTCATTTTGGCAATGGTTTGCAATTCCTATTTTTCTCCAGTTGCAAAAGTAGCTCCCTATTTGGTTTCCATTTCAAAAATCGGACTTACAGTTACTTTATTCCTAATAGGAGCGGGGTTGAACAGTTCAGTTTTGAAATCAGTTGGATTAAAACCATTACTTCAAGGCATATTGCTTTGGATAGGCATTGCAGGTTTAGCATTAGCATCCATTATTTATCTAAAATAATCAACTATTTAATGTTTGAGAACTTTACAGTTGGCTTGCCAACAAGGTTATATCGTTTTCCATTAAATGAAAAACGTCTTTCAATTTCAAAATTAAATAACTTTTTTGTTTTAGCCATTGGTGCTATTTCTGCCGGAAGATCAACTTCAAATTCATCTTCAGTTTTGGCAGCTTTATTAAAATAGCCTTTTGTTTTAATGATTATATCTCTAAAATATTTTTTGGTAGTGTTTTTTTCAACTGTATAGGTACTAGACCAACTTGTGCTTTCAATATTTGTTAGCTCATACTCTGGAACCTCCATAATAGGTTGATATTTACCATCAAGACCAACAACAAGATAAAGATACCCTGCAAAAGGACCGCCACCGCCGCCATTTACATGTAATAATGTAAATGCATATTGATCTTCTCCAATTTGCAAAAGCTTAGGTGTTGGGCATTGAGCAAAGGCTCCAAAAGCGGCAATTGCTGGCTGAAAAGATTTCATTTCCCAAGTGTTGCCATTTTTAGCAAATTTTGCTACTCCCAATAATCCGCCAGAAAAACGACCTGTTTGCAAACCATCCATATCAAAATTAGAATGATTGAATGCAAAAAACTTAAATTGATTCCCTTTAGAATCAGAATAATCAATATCTGCAAGAAGTCTTGTAGCAACACCTTCTGTATATGGGAATAATTGATCACCTTCTTCCCCGTTTACATCAACATAAGCCTTTGGTTTACAACTTTTACAGTTCCAACTTATAAAATCATTATGATCACTAAAATGGTATAACTTTCCAGGAAACAATTTTTGCATTGTTTTCATGGCATTAATCGGACCGTTAATTTTAAGTGTTCTGTTGGTGTTTAGAATTGTATCGCTTACATTTTTTAATTGAACCTCTGGATTTTGGGCAATAC
Protein-coding regions in this window:
- a CDS encoding YeiH family protein — protein: MKNIVIAQNFIKNNSTAQQAIFVLLILLCLFPIVSPPIALLLGLVVANLFGHPFLHLNHRATNILLQVSVVGLGFGMNIDSAVAAGKEGFLFTVGSIVITIVFGALLGKWFGIQKKTSHLISCGTAICGGSAIAAIAPVIKSDEKQTSVALGVIFILNSIALFVFPVIGHWLQMSQNDFGLWCAIAIHDTSSVVGAASKYGTEALQVATTVKLARALWIIPVALITAIVFKNKSSKVKIPYFIGLFILAMVCNSYFSPVAKVAPYLVSISKIGLTVTLFLIGAGLNSSVLKSVGLKPLLQGILLWIGIAGLALASIIYLK